A genomic window from Treponema maltophilum ATCC 51939 includes:
- a CDS encoding type II toxin-antitoxin system Phd/YefM family antitoxin — MPQIVPIRDLKNTTNISALCHESDEPVFITKNGYGDMVIMSMETFEKNAFFNRLYDNLDAGELDVKAGRVTDADDVLAELKSKYGL, encoded by the coding sequence ATGCCGCAAATAGTTCCGATACGTGATTTAAAGAATACTACAAATATTTCCGCCTTGTGCCATGAAAGCGATGAGCCTGTTTTTATAACAAAAAACGGTTACGGCGATATGGTAATTATGAGTATGGAAACTTTTGAAAAAAATGCTTTTTTTAATCGTCTGTATGATAATCTTGATGCAGGGGAACTTGATGTAAAAGCAGGCCGTGTTACCGATGCCGATGATGTGCTTGCAGAACTGAAGTCTAAGTATGGCCTATAA
- a CDS encoding ClbS/DfsB family four-helix bundle protein: MPRPATKADLIQASNEQFAKLRTLIDGMTDKEKSADIFPNERDKNVRDVLVHLYEWHCLLLNWIRSNTKGKPAAFLPEPYNWKTYPAMNVGFWKKHRETPYAAAESMLKKTHKEVMALIETFSDEELFSKGAFDWTGTTTLGSYCVSATSSHYDWAIKCLKKALKKYREG, from the coding sequence ATGCCCAGACCTGCGACAAAGGCCGATTTAATTCAAGCTTCAAACGAACAATTTGCAAAACTGCGAACTTTAATCGACGGAATGACCGACAAAGAAAAAAGTGCCGATATCTTTCCTAATGAACGCGATAAAAACGTGCGCGACGTTTTGGTTCACTTGTACGAATGGCACTGTCTTTTGCTGAATTGGATACGGTCAAATACAAAAGGAAAACCCGCCGCCTTTTTGCCTGAGCCCTATAATTGGAAAACCTATCCTGCAATGAACGTCGGATTTTGGAAAAAGCACCGGGAAACGCCGTATGCCGCCGCCGAGAGCATGCTGAAAAAGACGCACAAAGAGGTTATGGCGCTTATCGAAACGTTTTCCGACGAAGAACTTTTTTCCAAAGGCGCTTTCGATTGGACGGGCACGACGACGCTCGGCAGTTACTGCGTTTCGGCAACATCGAGCCATTACGATTGGGCGATCAAGTGCTTAAAAAAGGCGCTGAAAAAATATAGGGAAGGGTAA
- a CDS encoding metallophosphoesterase family protein — MKNKLIFICAVFLLCTGCKFGLQEIFWRADPVDRRSKELVKLTDSELSFKSGILPQQYDCLLITDVHFGNDRYSVHQDAFFKSLEEYRDNHPAPVHPQILFCIALGDIADHGRAAEFDAYEAFQNRLRKIDIGGGKKLEVYNVVGNHDLYNSGWKLWEKACFPHKSAYYFETQAFEWYFVDTANGTLGRPQFYDLKAKVQSSSKPKFIFTHYPLYGNAIQYFSLSNPRERAELISLCAQNNVKMYCSGHYHRGAYYDYGRFEEFALKAFGHYRKYYILHVDETAQTFSVETVSF, encoded by the coding sequence ATGAAAAATAAATTGATTTTTATCTGCGCCGTTTTTTTGCTGTGTACCGGCTGTAAATTCGGCTTGCAGGAGATATTTTGGCGCGCGGATCCCGTCGATCGGCGCTCAAAGGAATTGGTTAAACTGACCGACAGCGAATTGTCATTTAAAAGCGGAATACTTCCACAACAATATGATTGTCTTTTAATTACCGATGTCCACTTCGGAAACGATCGCTATTCGGTGCATCAAGATGCTTTTTTCAAATCGCTGGAAGAATATCGGGATAACCATCCGGCGCCTGTTCATCCGCAAATACTGTTTTGTATTGCGCTCGGCGACATAGCCGATCACGGCCGGGCAGCTGAATTTGACGCGTATGAAGCTTTTCAAAATCGTCTTAGAAAGATAGATATCGGCGGCGGTAAAAAGTTGGAAGTATACAATGTTGTGGGCAATCACGATTTATACAATTCCGGGTGGAAGTTGTGGGAAAAAGCATGCTTTCCGCATAAAAGCGCTTATTATTTTGAAACGCAGGCTTTTGAATGGTATTTTGTCGATACCGCAAACGGTACGCTGGGCAGGCCCCAGTTTTACGATTTGAAAGCGAAAGTACAAAGTTCTTCAAAACCTAAATTTATTTTTACGCATTATCCGCTTTACGGCAATGCGATTCAATATTTCAGCCTTTCAAATCCGCGCGAGCGGGCGGAATTGATTTCTTTGTGCGCACAAAATAACGTAAAAATGTATTGTTCGGGGCATTATCACCGCGGCGCATATTACGACTACGGACGTTTTGAAGAGTTTGCGCTCAAAGCGTTCGGACATTACCGCAAATACTACATATTGCACGTCGATGAAACTGCGCAGACTTTCAGCGTGGAAACGGTTTCGTTTTGA
- a CDS encoding undecaprenyl-diphosphate phosphatase has translation MYNFIAEFFFEKLASHWYRILIGAELFFYPICGKIEFVMQMPSFFEIVKILVIALVEGVTEWLPVSSSGHMLLVDAFLPLKASAEFKSLFFIVIQLAAVCAVIVLFWEDMFPFRFGKENIKEKTVVQKDIFVLWFKTLIACIPGAAAVFLFGDFIEAHLQTPAVISCALIFYGILFIVVERINEKRSARIEQLSAIDYKTAFIIGLFQVLSIIPGTSRSGATIIGALLIGVSRQAAASFTFFLAVPVMLGSSLLKLLKYGGSLSAHEAILLLTGCAVSFAVSLAAVKFLMSYIKKHDFKAFGLYRIALGLIVLFALKIV, from the coding sequence TTGTACAATTTCATAGCCGAGTTTTTCTTTGAAAAACTCGCAAGTCATTGGTACCGAATATTAATCGGTGCCGAATTGTTTTTTTACCCGATTTGTGGTAAAATCGAATTCGTTATGCAAATGCCGTCTTTTTTTGAAATCGTAAAAATTCTTGTTATTGCCCTTGTCGAAGGCGTAACCGAATGGCTGCCGGTGAGCAGTTCGGGACACATGCTTTTGGTAGACGCTTTTTTGCCGCTTAAAGCGAGCGCCGAATTCAAATCGCTGTTTTTTATCGTTATACAGCTTGCCGCCGTGTGCGCCGTTATAGTGCTCTTTTGGGAAGATATGTTTCCGTTCCGCTTCGGTAAAGAAAATATCAAAGAAAAAACCGTCGTACAAAAAGACATTTTCGTTTTATGGTTTAAAACGCTTATCGCCTGCATACCCGGCGCGGCTGCCGTCTTTTTATTCGGCGACTTTATCGAAGCGCATTTACAAACACCCGCCGTCATTTCCTGCGCTCTTATCTTTTACGGTATTTTATTCATCGTCGTGGAACGGATAAACGAAAAGCGTTCCGCCCGAATCGAACAGCTTTCGGCAATCGATTATAAAACCGCCTTTATCATAGGGCTTTTTCAAGTGCTGTCGATAATTCCCGGCACTTCCCGTTCGGGCGCGACCATTATCGGCGCCCTGCTTATCGGCGTATCGCGGCAAGCCGCCGCAAGCTTTACGTTTTTTTTGGCCGTTCCCGTTATGCTCGGTTCAAGTTTGTTAAAACTCTTAAAATACGGCGGCTCCCTCAGCGCACACGAAGCGATCCTTTTGCTGACAGGCTGCGCCGTATCTTTTGCCGTTTCGCTTGCCGCAGTAAAGTTTTTAATGAGCTATATTAAAAAGCACGATTTTAAAGCGTTCGGGCTGTACCGCATTGCGCTCGGCCTTATCGTTTTGTTTGCGCTTAAAATTGTGTAA
- a CDS encoding type II toxin-antitoxin system RelE/ParE family toxin: protein MAYKVRIADTAKANLDEIIRYIAEKLSNSKAAVSLLADFEKCKNNLKDLPYMYPLCNDTRLQKKGYRRFLFYKNYVALYSINDKGKIVNILHIFYAECDYAKSV, encoded by the coding sequence ATGGCCTATAAAGTAAGAATCGCCGATACGGCAAAGGCAAACCTTGATGAAATCATCAGGTATATCGCAGAAAAACTTTCCAATTCAAAAGCGGCTGTCAGTTTGCTTGCAGATTTTGAAAAATGTAAAAATAATTTAAAGGATTTGCCATATATGTATCCTCTTTGTAATGATACAAGATTGCAGAAGAAAGGATACCGCAGATTCCTCTTTTATAAAAATTATGTTGCCTTATATTCGATTAACGATAAAGGAAAAATCGTAAATATATTGCATATATTTTATGCAGAGTGTGATTATGCAAAATCGGTGTAA
- a CDS encoding Fic family protein, translated as MNEPPFKITSKAINLISQISEKIGEIRNLEEHLHSVQLRKENRIKTIHSSLAIENNSLSIEQITAIVDGKKVFGPPNEIREVKNAIQAYDLLLNLNPYEEKDLLKAHSLMMDDLVKRSGKYRKGGVGIFDGHDVVHIAPPADRVPVLMADLFEWLKVSDVHPLIKSCVFHYEFEFIHPFEDGNGRMGRLWQTVILKEWKTVFAWLPIETLIKERQNEYYQALALSDARSDSTDFIEFMLSVILHTIDTIVDNQAKITQKISVKITLNQKKIIREIEKNPYITQAELAEAVGIARLNIIKNMKKLQEQNILKRIGADKNGYWQIADGASAIIY; from the coding sequence ATGAATGAACCGCCGTTTAAAATTACATCGAAAGCTATAAATCTTATTTCTCAAATATCCGAAAAAATCGGAGAAATCCGTAATTTGGAAGAACATTTGCATAGCGTGCAGCTTAGGAAAGAGAATCGCATTAAAACAATTCATTCGTCGTTGGCGATTGAAAATAATTCTCTGAGCATTGAGCAAATAACGGCGATTGTTGACGGAAAAAAAGTGTTCGGCCCTCCGAATGAGATACGGGAAGTAAAAAATGCAATACAGGCATACGATTTGCTTTTAAATTTGAATCCGTACGAAGAAAAAGATTTGTTAAAAGCGCACAGTCTTATGATGGACGATTTGGTAAAGCGCAGCGGAAAATACAGAAAGGGCGGAGTCGGTATTTTTGACGGGCACGATGTAGTTCATATAGCTCCTCCTGCCGACAGAGTTCCCGTCTTAATGGCCGATTTATTTGAATGGCTGAAAGTGAGCGACGTCCACCCCCTAATTAAAAGCTGCGTATTTCACTATGAATTCGAATTCATCCACCCCTTCGAAGACGGCAACGGCAGAATGGGGCGATTATGGCAAACGGTAATTCTTAAAGAGTGGAAGACTGTGTTTGCATGGCTTCCGATTGAAACTTTAATAAAAGAAAGACAAAATGAATATTATCAAGCGCTTGCTTTAAGCGATGCGCGTTCGGACAGTACGGATTTTATTGAATTTATGCTTTCGGTTATCTTGCATACAATAGACACAATTGTTGATAATCAGGCAAAGATTACTCAAAAGATTTCTGTAAAGATTACTCTAAATCAAAAGAAAATCATACGGGAAATAGAGAAAAATCCGTACATTACGCAAGCAGAACTTGCCGAAGCGGTCGGTATTGCACGCTTGAATATCATCAAAAATATGAAAAAGCTGCAAGAACAAAACATACTCAAACGTATCGGCGCCGATAAAAACGGTTATTGGCAGATTGCCGACGGTGCCTCAGCGATTATATATTGA
- a CDS encoding FG-GAP repeat domain-containing protein → MNEISQNHDEKEPLNTQVQADEGQTGKDKENLEGARVPSKGKKPKKKRSFFLTLIAVLFGIILVFIGAIGLFAAYSALDGADPSEHIPEGYYAYINLPSASAFINQTLSTLTLDSVLAGAGMGDVQGLLRSFRASPIPANKWFKFAANVRIDAAAYSSGDYTVLIKLGFRSCVLRLLPAVLKIYPDLLNSVNGLKAESDDGIDYWVYTAKGSPSVFIGRCKDILICSTSPSLFFASMQKNRPENFKTIKKFIKNARSGSLSVLSDINHFKDGFADGSSVAANVARRINFPEYSAVNIALQYDDITVSGSGVWESSDEGLKTILTKRSFVPGILSRLPKSAGYITLINMGEPEFLLKNGSQLLTPAMLKAYKAAEDGSRFAFNKGLNELLFSWMGSEMGVFGTEQSASPVIFVSLKNEKKCKEVFQDIFASAFINQDVSAVVNGMRVPRIEFPSLLKSLLRSFDIELPTPFYIIKDGYLYLSQSAEVLAAAIQEASKGDLLVRTENWKTVMRSVSAESSLFVYYTFEQSIPSFLKSNAMLKAVLKDYGKGVFSIKLDSKQTLGFDLYLQKTKSHSLSELASFPYQSPVKVGQTVYAGKNASNVPFLYWASDSSVYAFNLADRSIQSLKLDDSAYVNVQTERGFVRAVWAVSARGSVYKTDYALNAASGFPVLTGEKCAAEPQFLKDGIVVPSANKEVLLFVSGDGTVSYSDEMNAKLKNPPAVYRNVIAAVPRSFDSSIYLFTPEGKTAPAYPAELDSICAVRPVLYENDKKELWYAVATEDGIFSLKPCFASESSGAEGFSVNLYASCKVQPVYSPALKTFFVISDRSYLYKIDTQAQIVGQVALKQKDADDYVLTLIDADGNGRDDVLVSGGGNALYAYTDDLQALDGFPVAGTGTPRLIDVDGDGFAELISCGIDNKIHAYDRGSK, encoded by the coding sequence ATGAATGAAATATCCCAAAATCACGATGAAAAAGAACCGTTGAATACGCAAGTGCAGGCGGATGAAGGTCAAACGGGCAAAGATAAAGAGAATCTTGAGGGCGCGCGCGTGCCGAGCAAAGGGAAAAAACCGAAAAAAAAACGCTCGTTTTTTTTGACGCTCATCGCGGTTTTATTCGGTATTATTCTCGTTTTTATAGGCGCGATCGGTCTTTTTGCCGCCTATTCGGCTTTGGACGGCGCCGATCCGAGCGAACATATTCCCGAAGGATATTACGCATATATAAATCTGCCGTCGGCAAGCGCCTTTATAAACCAAACACTTTCGACGCTTACGCTCGATTCGGTTTTGGCGGGCGCCGGCATGGGAGATGTTCAGGGACTTTTGCGTTCATTCCGCGCATCGCCGATTCCCGCGAACAAATGGTTTAAGTTTGCCGCAAACGTGCGCATCGATGCGGCCGCTTATTCAAGCGGCGATTATACCGTTTTGATAAAGCTCGGTTTCAGATCCTGCGTTTTGCGCCTGTTGCCCGCGGTATTAAAAATATATCCGGATTTACTCAATTCGGTGAACGGTCTTAAAGCGGAATCGGATGACGGCATCGATTATTGGGTATATACGGCAAAAGGTTCGCCTTCAGTTTTTATCGGGCGCTGTAAAGACATACTGATTTGTTCAACTTCGCCTTCGCTTTTTTTCGCGTCGATGCAAAAAAACCGTCCCGAAAATTTTAAAACGATCAAAAAATTTATAAAAAATGCACGAAGCGGTTCGTTGAGTGTTTTATCCGACATAAATCATTTTAAAGACGGATTTGCGGACGGATCTTCCGTCGCGGCAAACGTTGCGCGCCGTATCAATTTCCCCGAATATTCGGCCGTAAACATCGCGCTGCAGTACGACGACATCACCGTTTCCGGAAGCGGCGTATGGGAAAGTTCCGACGAAGGCTTAAAAACGATTTTAACCAAACGCTCGTTTGTTCCCGGCATATTGTCGCGCCTTCCCAAGTCGGCCGGCTATATAACGCTGATCAATATGGGCGAGCCGGAATTCCTTTTGAAAAACGGTTCGCAGCTGCTTACGCCCGCGATGCTGAAAGCTTACAAGGCCGCCGAGGACGGCAGCCGTTTTGCATTCAACAAGGGCCTTAACGAATTGCTTTTTTCGTGGATGGGAAGCGAAATGGGCGTTTTCGGTACCGAACAATCGGCTTCTCCGGTTATCTTCGTTTCGTTAAAAAACGAAAAAAAATGCAAAGAGGTGTTTCAGGATATTTTCGCGTCGGCTTTTATAAATCAGGATGTATCGGCGGTTGTAAACGGCATGCGGGTGCCGCGCATAGAATTTCCTTCGCTGCTTAAAAGCCTTTTACGTTCTTTCGATATCGAACTTCCGACGCCCTTTTATATTATAAAAGACGGCTATTTATACCTTTCGCAAAGCGCCGAAGTTCTTGCCGCGGCGATACAGGAAGCCTCGAAGGGCGATCTTCTTGTCCGCACGGAAAACTGGAAAACCGTTATGCGCTCCGTTTCCGCAGAATCTTCGTTATTTGTGTATTACACTTTCGAGCAAAGCATTCCTTCTTTTTTGAAAAGCAACGCCATGCTCAAAGCGGTTTTAAAAGATTACGGCAAGGGCGTATTTTCCATCAAACTCGATTCAAAACAAACGCTCGGCTTTGACTTGTACCTGCAAAAAACGAAATCGCATTCGCTGTCGGAACTTGCGTCTTTTCCGTATCAAAGCCCCGTTAAAGTCGGGCAAACGGTGTACGCGGGGAAAAACGCTTCGAACGTTCCGTTTTTATACTGGGCGTCGGATTCTTCCGTGTATGCGTTCAATTTGGCCGACCGCAGCATACAAAGCCTGAAACTCGACGACAGCGCATATGTAAACGTACAAACGGAACGCGGTTTTGTACGGGCGGTGTGGGCGGTTTCGGCGCGCGGTTCCGTTTATAAAACCGATTATGCACTCAACGCCGCATCGGGTTTTCCCGTTCTGACGGGCGAAAAATGTGCGGCCGAACCGCAGTTTTTAAAAGACGGAATCGTCGTGCCGTCGGCGAACAAAGAAGTTTTGCTGTTTGTATCGGGAGACGGCACAGTCTCGTATTCGGACGAAATGAACGCAAAGCTTAAAAATCCGCCCGCCGTGTACCGCAACGTTATCGCCGCCGTTCCGCGCTCGTTCGACAGTTCCATCTATCTTTTTACGCCGGAAGGGAAAACCGCGCCGGCCTACCCTGCCGAACTCGATTCGATTTGCGCCGTGCGCCCGGTTCTCTACGAAAACGACAAAAAAGAGCTGTGGTATGCCGTTGCAACCGAAGACGGAATTTTTTCATTAAAGCCGTGTTTTGCCTCCGAATCTTCCGGCGCGGAAGGATTTTCGGTGAATCTGTATGCGTCATGCAAAGTACAGCCGGTATATTCGCCCGCCTTAAAAACGTTCTTTGTCATAAGCGACCGCTCATATTTATATAAAATCGACACGCAGGCACAAATAGTCGGCCAAGTCGCCTTAAAGCAAAAGGATGCCGACGATTACGTGCTTACACTCATCGATGCCGACGGCAACGGACGGGATGACGTTCTCGTTTCCGGCGGCGGCAATGCGCTGTACGCATACACCGACGATTTGCAGGCCCTCGACGGATTCCCCGTTGCGGGAACTGGAACGCCGCGCCTTATCGACGTTGACGGCGACGGTTTTGCCGAACTTATAAGCTGCGGAATCGACAATAAAATTCATGCATACGACAGAGGTTCAAAATGA
- a CDS encoding DEAD/DEAH box helicase, protein MNFDELQLDEGLAKGIAKAGYTVCTPVQEQVLTKALEGADLYVQSQTGTGKTAAYLITIIQQMMCSPKMKGKKALVMVPTRELAVQVEEEACTLAGETGLKSASFYGGVGYTKQTSLLKKGVDIIIGTPGRLIDLQESAILDLSGVGFLVVDEADRMFDMGFYPDLRKLIKVLPKTECRQTMLFSATLNTYVKNLAWEYTDNAQEITIESENITVDEINQMLLHVSSGDKMKLLLGILKNEKPASVIIFCNTKRSCEVIAKRLRLNGIEAEFIIGDLPQAKRLQVLDSFKSGSLTCLVATDVAARGIDVDDLAMVVNFDLPNESENYVHRIGRTARAGKSGKAYTFCSEQDVYNLPAIERYLGNSIPSSVAFADMFAEDKSDGVYIKLDSYYDENKYDDSGFKQNRGKRGAKSLTRSSFGRYGEKKSDGKSKKPRTKDNRRTNKNSFATGAAGSEAERRHAADMSSLSFEERMKLYREKYGSKQAQSGAEGSYGASDKTADKKRSGSKRHKNRSTKDYRNSPASHQASSAWQAGGGRQADTSRAKAQNAKSAAPAQKKSEKKGFFSALKSLFTKR, encoded by the coding sequence ATGAATTTTGACGAATTACAGTTGGACGAAGGGCTTGCAAAAGGTATTGCAAAAGCCGGATATACGGTGTGCACGCCCGTACAGGAGCAAGTGCTCACAAAGGCGCTCGAAGGCGCCGACCTTTACGTGCAGTCGCAAACGGGAACGGGCAAAACCGCAGCCTATTTGATTACGATTATTCAGCAAATGATGTGCTCGCCGAAAATGAAGGGTAAAAAAGCCCTCGTTATGGTGCCGACAAGGGAATTGGCGGTTCAGGTTGAAGAAGAAGCGTGCACGCTCGCGGGCGAAACGGGATTAAAATCCGCAAGCTTTTACGGCGGAGTCGGCTATACAAAGCAAACTTCCCTTTTGAAAAAAGGCGTCGACATCATTATCGGAACGCCGGGCCGCCTCATCGATTTACAGGAATCCGCCATATTGGATTTAAGCGGCGTCGGTTTTTTGGTCGTTGATGAAGCCGACCGCATGTTCGACATGGGTTTTTACCCGGACTTGCGCAAACTGATAAAAGTGCTGCCCAAAACCGAATGCCGCCAAACCATGCTGTTCAGCGCAACGCTGAATACCTATGTTAAAAATCTTGCATGGGAATATACGGATAACGCGCAGGAAATAACGATCGAAAGCGAAAACATCACCGTCGATGAAATCAATCAAATGCTTTTGCACGTATCAAGCGGCGATAAAATGAAGCTGCTTTTGGGAATTCTGAAAAACGAAAAACCGGCGAGCGTCATTATTTTTTGCAATACGAAACGCAGCTGCGAAGTCATTGCAAAGCGTTTGCGCTTAAACGGCATAGAAGCCGAATTCATTATCGGCGATTTGCCGCAGGCAAAACGGCTGCAGGTATTGGATTCATTTAAAAGCGGATCGCTGACCTGTCTTGTCGCAACGGACGTTGCCGCGCGCGGCATAGACGTCGACGATCTTGCGATGGTCGTAAACTTCGATTTACCGAACGAATCCGAAAATTACGTTCACCGCATAGGCCGCACCGCCCGCGCAGGCAAAAGCGGCAAAGCGTACACCTTTTGCAGCGAACAGGACGTATACAATCTTCCGGCCATCGAGCGATATTTGGGAAATTCCATTCCCTCATCGGTTGCTTTTGCCGATATGTTCGCCGAAGATAAAAGCGACGGCGTATATATAAAACTCGACTCCTATTACGACGAAAACAAATACGACGATTCGGGATTCAAACAAAACCGCGGAAAAAGAGGTGCAAAAAGCTTAACCCGCTCGTCGTTCGGCCGCTACGGCGAAAAGAAAAGCGACGGCAAAAGCAAAAAGCCCCGCACAAAAGATAACCGGCGCACAAACAAAAATTCGTTCGCAACCGGAGCGGCCGGAAGCGAAGCCGAACGAAGACACGCGGCCGATATGTCTTCGCTTTCTTTTGAAGAGCGCATGAAGCTGTACCGCGAAAAATACGGTTCCAAGCAGGCTCAAAGCGGCGCGGAAGGCTCATACGGCGCTTCGGACAAAACGGCGGACAAAAAACGAAGCGGTTCAAAGAGACATAAAAACCGCAGCACAAAAGATTACCGGAACTCTCCCGCATCGCACCAAGCATCTTCGGCATGGCAAGCAGGCGGCGGAAGGCAAGCGGACACCTCCCGCGCAAAAGCGCAAAACGCGAAGTCCGCCGCCCCTGCGCAAAAAAAGAGCGAAAAGAAAGGCTTTTTCTCCGCCTTAAAAAGCCTGTTTACCAAGCGGTAA
- a CDS encoding ABC-F family ATP-binding cassette domain-containing protein: MLSVSNISLKFGEKPLFKDVNLKFTPGNCYGIIGANGAGKSTFLKILSGELEHDSGDVIIGTGERMAVLKQEHFAFDEYSVKDTVMMGFPKLYECAKAREAIYEKADFTEEDGLRASELEGEFSEMGGWEAENQIEQMLSGLGVEEEYHNRMMNELDESQKVRVLLAQALFGEPDILLLDEPTNGLDLESINWLEEFLIDFPNTVIVVSHDRHFLNAVCTYICDIDYGKISQFTGNYDFWYQMSQIMQRQAKDQAKKREEKMKDLREFILRFASNAAKSKQATSRKKIYDKLALEELQVTSRKFPYVNFKPLRDIGNNVLRVEKLNYTHEGITLLKDFSLVVNKTDKIAFVGLEHKAKSALFDIITGNLKADSGDVYWGQTCTYSYLSIDNSSYFDNDLNITDWLRQYSPEQDDAYVRGFLGRMLFSGDESLKPVRVLSGGEKVRCMLSKMMLSGANVLILDEPTNHLDLEAITSLNEALTAFSGVVLFNSHDHEFISSIANRIIEITPGGVIDRMMNFDDYLADEQIKELRSEYYKDSGKKVKFNI, from the coding sequence ATGTTAAGTGTAAGCAATATCAGTTTGAAATTCGGCGAAAAGCCGCTGTTTAAAGACGTCAATTTAAAATTCACGCCGGGCAATTGTTACGGCATAATCGGTGCAAACGGCGCCGGAAAATCGACATTCCTTAAAATTCTTTCGGGCGAACTCGAACACGATTCGGGCGACGTTATCATCGGAACGGGCGAGCGCATGGCGGTGCTCAAGCAGGAGCACTTTGCCTTTGACGAATACTCGGTAAAAGATACGGTTATGATGGGCTTCCCGAAACTGTACGAATGTGCGAAAGCGCGCGAAGCGATATATGAAAAAGCCGACTTTACCGAAGAGGACGGTCTTCGGGCAAGCGAGCTCGAAGGCGAGTTTTCCGAAATGGGCGGATGGGAAGCGGAAAATCAAATCGAACAAATGCTTTCCGGTTTGGGAGTTGAAGAAGAATACCACAACCGCATGATGAACGAGCTCGACGAAAGCCAAAAAGTGCGCGTACTTCTTGCGCAGGCTTTGTTCGGCGAGCCGGATATTTTGCTTTTGGACGAACCGACCAACGGCTTGGATTTGGAATCGATAAACTGGCTCGAAGAATTTTTAATCGATTTTCCGAACACGGTTATCGTCGTCAGCCACGACCGCCACTTTTTGAACGCGGTGTGCACGTATATTTGCGACATCGACTACGGAAAAATCAGTCAATTTACGGGCAACTACGATTTTTGGTATCAAATGAGTCAAATCATGCAGCGGCAGGCAAAAGATCAGGCGAAAAAGCGCGAGGAAAAAATGAAAGATTTGCGCGAATTCATCCTGCGCTTTGCATCGAACGCGGCAAAAAGCAAACAGGCCACAAGCCGCAAAAAAATCTACGACAAACTTGCGCTGGAAGAATTGCAGGTTACGAGCCGCAAATTTCCGTACGTCAATTTTAAGCCGTTGCGCGACATCGGCAACAATGTGTTGCGCGTCGAAAAGCTGAACTATACCCACGAAGGTATTACGCTGCTTAAAGATTTCAGCCTTGTCGTCAACAAAACCGATAAAATCGCCTTTGTCGGTTTGGAGCACAAGGCAAAGTCTGCTCTGTTCGATATTATTACCGGAAATCTGAAAGCCGATTCGGGCGACGTATATTGGGGGCAAACCTGTACGTATTCGTATTTGTCGATAGACAATTCGTCTTATTTCGATAACGATTTGAATATTACCGATTGGCTCCGTCAGTATTCGCCCGAACAGGACGACGCGTACGTGCGCGGTTTTTTGGGCCGCATGCTTTTCAGCGGCGACGAATCGCTTAAGCCGGTACGCGTATTGTCCGGAGGCGAAAAGGTGCGCTGTATGCTGTCTAAAATGATGCTTTCCGGCGCAAACGTGCTTATTTTGGACGAGCCGACCAATCACTTGGATTTGGAAGCGATTACGAGTTTGAACGAAGCGCTGACGGCCTTTAGCGGCGTTGTGCTGTTCAACAGCCACGACCACGAATTTATCAGTTCGATTGCAAACCGCATAATCGAAATTACACCCGGCGGCGTCATCGACCGCATGATGAACTTTGACGATTACCTTGCCGATGAGCAGATAAAGGAATTGCGCAGCGAATACTACAAAGACAGCGGCAAAAAGGTAAAGTTCAATATATAA